In a genomic window of Pontibacter liquoris:
- a CDS encoding polyprenol monophosphomannose synthase, whose translation MKDALVIIPTYNERENIEAMVRKVMSLRHPFDLLIIDDGSPDGTADIVRDLQMEFPGRLHLETREGKLGLGTAYIHGFKYALRHGYEYIFEMDADFSHNPDDLIRLYEACAVEGYDVAIGSRYVQGVNVVNWPMDRVLMSYFASAYVRLITGMPIHDTTAGFKCYRRKVLETIRLNKIRFVGYAFQIEMKFLAFKYGFKIKEVPIIFTDRTLGESKMSSGIFKEAVLGVLKMKVSSFFLHFDRY comes from the coding sequence ATGAAAGACGCGCTGGTGATCATCCCGACCTATAATGAACGGGAGAACATTGAGGCTATGGTACGCAAGGTAATGTCGCTGCGCCACCCCTTTGATCTGCTGATCATCGACGATGGCTCTCCGGACGGTACCGCTGATATTGTGCGCGATTTGCAAATGGAGTTTCCCGGGCGCCTGCACCTGGAAACGCGGGAAGGCAAGCTGGGCCTGGGTACCGCCTACATCCACGGCTTTAAGTATGCCTTGCGCCACGGCTACGAGTACATCTTCGAGATGGACGCCGACTTTTCCCATAACCCCGACGATCTGATCCGCCTGTATGAAGCCTGTGCCGTGGAGGGCTACGATGTAGCTATCGGCAGCCGCTATGTGCAGGGCGTGAACGTGGTGAACTGGCCGATGGACCGGGTGCTAATGTCCTACTTTGCCAGTGCCTATGTGCGCCTGATCACGGGCATGCCCATCCACGACACCACGGCCGGCTTTAAGTGCTACCGCCGCAAGGTGCTCGAAACCATCCGCCTGAACAAGATCCGGTTTGTGGGCTACGCCTTCCAGATCGAAATGAAATTCCTAGCTTTTAAGTATGGCTTTAAGATCAAGGAAGTGCCCATCATCTTTACCGACAGGACCCTGGGCGAATCCAAAATGTCGTCCGGCATCTTTAAGGAAGCGGTACTGGGCGTGCTCAAGATGAAAGTCAGCAGTTTTTTCCTGCACTTCGACCGGTATTAA
- a CDS encoding DUF3817 domain-containing protein: protein MSQEIASAPIKRLRIIGTLEGISYLVLLGIAMPLKYWADMPVFVKYTGWAHGLLFMLFLAAVANAALARRWSARKVLMALVASVLPFGPFILDARLLKEEEAKAAASRQKTA from the coding sequence ATGAGTCAGGAAATAGCAAGCGCCCCTATTAAAAGGCTGCGCATAATAGGCACACTGGAAGGCATTTCGTATTTGGTTTTGCTTGGCATTGCCATGCCACTTAAATATTGGGCCGATATGCCCGTGTTCGTAAAGTATACCGGCTGGGCGCACGGCTTGCTGTTTATGCTCTTCCTGGCCGCCGTAGCCAATGCGGCCCTGGCCAGGCGATGGTCTGCCCGGAAAGTCTTGATGGCGCTGGTTGCTTCCGTGCTGCCTTTTGGTCCCTTTATTCTGGATGCCCGCCTGCTAAAAGAAGAAGAGGCGAAAGCGGCAGCCTCCCGCCAGAAAACAGCTTAA
- a CDS encoding D-glycero-alpha-D-manno-heptose-1,7-bisphosphate 7-phosphatase, with protein MQKQKCVFLDRDGVLNRELGDYAYKLDHFEVLPRVPEALALLKQNGFLLIVVTNQAGIAKNIYTREDVLACHHKLQQACHNIIDALYFAPGHQSVSESLARKPDSLMLEKAIAKYNLDPAASWLVGDSDRDLAAAARVGVRAILVGDKYGPGAHPLQAADLWEAAQVIVRNAE; from the coding sequence ATGCAAAAGCAAAAATGTGTTTTCCTGGACCGCGACGGCGTGCTGAACCGGGAGCTTGGCGACTATGCCTATAAATTGGATCATTTTGAGGTGCTGCCCCGCGTGCCCGAGGCCCTGGCGCTGCTGAAGCAGAACGGTTTTCTGCTAATAGTGGTTACAAACCAGGCCGGTATCGCTAAAAATATATATACCCGAGAGGATGTGCTGGCCTGCCACCATAAGCTGCAGCAGGCGTGCCACAACATAATCGATGCGCTGTACTTTGCCCCAGGGCACCAGAGCGTTTCCGAGTCATTGGCGCGCAAGCCCGACAGCCTCATGCTGGAAAAAGCCATTGCCAAGTATAACCTGGACCCTGCCGCCAGCTGGCTGGTAGGCGATTCGGACCGGGACCTGGCGGCCGCAGCCCGGGTAGGCGTGCGCGCCATCCTGGTGGGCGATAAGTATGGCCCGGGCGCGCACCCGCTACAGGCAGCAGACCTGTGGGAGGCGGCCCAGGTTATAGTTAGAAATGCTGAATAG
- a CDS encoding bile acid:sodium symporter family protein, whose product MAARMGLDWFLLALIGMIILARLWPQVGVDREPLSLGDVANYGVSVIFFFYGLRLSPEKLRAGLSSWRLHLVVQLSTFVLFPLLVLPLRRFFAGTSEELLWLGIFYLAALPSTVSSSVVMVSIAGGNIPAAIFNASISSLIGIFVTPLWMGLFLEASTEGFDIWQVMGKLVLQVLLPVVLGIVLHRYWGGFADRHKKKLRFFDQAIILLIVYTSFCESFAREMFRGYRIGDIMLLGAGMAALFFVVFGLTYGLTKLLGFNREDSITAVFCGSKKSLVHGTVMSKVLFPNPNMAGLMLLPIMLYHALQLLAASIIAQAQARKAGTDTSAE is encoded by the coding sequence ATGGCTGCCCGCATGGGCTTAGACTGGTTTCTGCTAGCCCTGATCGGCATGATTATCCTGGCTCGTTTGTGGCCCCAGGTGGGAGTGGACCGCGAGCCGCTGTCGCTGGGCGATGTGGCTAACTACGGCGTATCGGTGATCTTCTTTTTCTACGGCCTGCGCCTGAGCCCCGAAAAGCTGCGCGCCGGCTTGAGTAGCTGGCGCCTGCACCTGGTGGTGCAGCTCAGCACGTTTGTGCTTTTTCCGCTGCTGGTACTGCCGCTGCGCCGCTTTTTTGCCGGTACTTCAGAAGAGCTGCTGTGGCTGGGGATATTCTACCTGGCGGCGCTGCCTTCCACGGTGTCCTCATCGGTAGTGATGGTCTCGATTGCCGGGGGCAACATTCCGGCAGCGATCTTTAACGCCAGCATTTCCAGCCTGATCGGTATTTTTGTAACGCCCCTGTGGATGGGGCTGTTCCTGGAGGCCAGCACCGAAGGCTTTGATATCTGGCAGGTGATGGGCAAACTAGTGCTGCAGGTGCTGCTGCCGGTGGTGCTGGGCATTGTGCTGCACCGCTATTGGGGAGGCTTTGCCGACCGACATAAAAAGAAATTACGCTTTTTCGACCAGGCCATTATTTTGCTCATCGTTTATACTTCCTTTTGCGAGTCTTTTGCCCGGGAAATGTTCCGGGGCTACCGCATAGGCGATATTATGCTGCTGGGAGCAGGTATGGCGGCCCTTTTCTTTGTGGTCTTCGGCCTCACCTACGGGCTTACCAAACTGCTGGGCTTTAACCGCGAAGACAGCATCACGGCCGTGTTCTGCGGCTCCAAAAAATCGCTGGTGCATGGCACGGTCATGTCGAAGGTGCTGTTCCCGAACCCCAACATGGCAGGCCTTATGCTGCTGCCCATCATGCTCTATCATGCCCTGCAGCTTCTGGCTGCCAGCATCATCGCGCAGGCGCAGGCCCGCAAGGCAGGTACCGATACCTCAGCAGAATAA
- a CDS encoding chorismate mutase, giving the protein MNAASINIDLTPTTAILNGGPLPTVIAGPCSAESEEQMLQTARELKKDKRISVFRAGIWKPRTRPGLFEGVGKPGLEWLQTVKQETGLLTACEVANTRHVEEALAYGVDILWLGARTTVNPFSVQEIADALVGVKVPVLVKNPVNPDIQLWVGAMERLNQAGITDLGLIHRGFSTPNNKPYRNHPKWETIQEIRRLLPGVPLFTDPSHIAGRRDLLQTVSQQALHLGVDGLMIESHINPDVALSDASQQLTPQDLDTMLTALDLDAEHVANPEQLQTLRNLIDRLDNELINVLFLRSDVSRRIGEYKRSHALDIYQAGRWSQVLENRLQLAQQTGLDEEFVKAIFEAIHGHSLGLQNEVIASAPASRTPVQ; this is encoded by the coding sequence ATGAACGCCGCTAGTATAAACATTGACTTAACGCCTACCACCGCTATTTTAAATGGTGGTCCGCTGCCCACTGTGATTGCGGGCCCCTGCAGTGCCGAAAGCGAAGAGCAGATGCTGCAAACAGCCCGTGAACTCAAAAAAGACAAACGTATTTCCGTTTTCAGAGCGGGCATCTGGAAGCCACGCACCCGCCCGGGCTTATTTGAGGGGGTAGGAAAACCGGGCCTGGAGTGGCTGCAAACCGTGAAACAGGAAACCGGCCTGCTGACTGCCTGCGAGGTAGCCAACACCCGGCATGTGGAAGAGGCACTGGCCTATGGCGTTGATATTCTCTGGCTAGGCGCGCGCACTACAGTCAACCCGTTTTCGGTGCAGGAGATTGCCGATGCGCTGGTGGGTGTGAAGGTGCCCGTGCTGGTAAAAAACCCGGTTAACCCCGATATCCAACTATGGGTGGGTGCCATGGAGCGCCTCAACCAGGCAGGCATCACCGACCTGGGGCTCATCCACCGGGGCTTCTCCACGCCCAACAACAAGCCTTACCGCAACCATCCTAAATGGGAAACCATCCAGGAGATCCGCCGCCTGCTGCCGGGTGTGCCGCTCTTTACCGACCCCAGCCATATTGCCGGCCGCCGCGACCTGCTGCAAACCGTAAGCCAGCAAGCCCTGCACCTGGGCGTAGATGGCCTGATGATAGAATCGCATATCAACCCTGATGTAGCGCTCAGTGACGCCTCGCAGCAGCTCACCCCACAGGACCTGGATACCATGCTCACCGCGTTGGACCTGGACGCAGAACACGTAGCGAACCCGGAACAGCTGCAAACCCTGCGCAACTTGATCGACCGCCTGGACAATGAGCTCATCAATGTGCTGTTCCTGCGTTCCGACGTTTCCAGAAGAATCGGAGAATACAAACGAAGCCATGCGCTGGACATTTACCAGGCAGGCCGCTGGAGCCAGGTGCTGGAAAACCGGTTACAACTGGCGCAGCAAACCGGCCTGGATGAAGAGTTTGTGAAGGCCATTTTCGAAGCCATTCACGGGCACTCCTTAGGATTACAGAACGAGGTCATCGCATCAGCCCCGGCCAGCCGCACTCCTGTTCAGTAA
- a CDS encoding TerC family protein yields the protein MDNIFFWIIFNVFILLLLGLDLFVFHRKAHEVKVKEALLWTLFWIVLSLGFNALIYFTEGPGPALEFLTAYLIEKSLSVDNLFVFILIFNFFKVEQKYQHNILFWGVIGALVLRGLFILVGVTLIAKFHFIIYILGAFLVYTGIKMAFTQEQEVDPKNNPLVNWASKHLRLTRTPAGGKFFVRENGKLFATPLFLVLLMVESTDVVFAADSIPAILAISKDPFIVYTSNVFALLGLRALYFALAGIMQLFHYLHYGLSFILAFIGIKLLISDFYHIDMRIALLVVGAILALSIIMSLLFPKKEEELPKANQP from the coding sequence ATGGATAATATTTTTTTCTGGATCATATTCAACGTTTTCATTTTGCTGCTGCTGGGCCTCGACCTGTTCGTGTTCCACCGGAAAGCGCATGAAGTAAAAGTGAAGGAGGCGTTGCTTTGGACGCTTTTCTGGATCGTCCTGTCGCTGGGCTTCAATGCCCTTATCTACTTTACCGAAGGCCCCGGCCCGGCCCTGGAATTCCTGACGGCTTACCTGATCGAGAAATCCCTGAGCGTGGATAACCTGTTTGTGTTCATCCTGATCTTTAACTTTTTTAAAGTAGAGCAAAAATACCAGCACAACATCCTTTTCTGGGGAGTAATCGGGGCCCTGGTGCTGCGTGGCCTGTTTATTCTGGTAGGCGTTACGCTGATTGCCAAATTCCACTTCATTATTTACATACTAGGTGCTTTCCTGGTGTATACGGGCATCAAGATGGCCTTTACCCAAGAGCAGGAAGTGGACCCCAAAAATAACCCGCTGGTAAACTGGGCCAGCAAGCACCTGCGCCTGACCCGTACCCCGGCTGGCGGCAAATTCTTTGTCCGGGAGAACGGAAAGCTGTTTGCCACGCCCCTTTTCCTGGTGTTACTGATGGTAGAAAGCACCGATGTGGTATTTGCCGCCGACTCGATCCCGGCTATCCTGGCTATTTCCAAGGATCCTTTTATCGTATATACTTCCAATGTTTTTGCCCTGCTGGGTTTGCGGGCCTTATACTTTGCGCTGGCCGGCATCATGCAGTTGTTCCATTACCTGCACTACGGGCTCTCGTTCATCCTGGCTTTTATCGGCATAAAATTGCTCATCAGTGATTTTTACCACATCGACATGCGCATTGCACTACTAGTGGTAGGCGCTATACTTGCCTTGTCCATTATTATGTCGCTGCTCTTTCCTAAAAAAGAAGAAGAACTGCCGAAAGCGAACCAGCCCTAA
- a CDS encoding prephenate dehydratase domain-containing protein, which translates to MATPLTVAIQGGPASFHDSAAKKYFAGQQIDVLTCATFRQLCDTLQQGRADRAVMAIENLLAGRLLSNYALLQEYDFAILGELWLPIDQNLMALPGQELTATTKVLSHPVALQQCGGFLKQHAYLQPQETTDTADSAREIREKQLRGVAAIASRQAATLYGLQILQEDIADSSTNYTRFLLLGPAQHPQHEDASATKASLILQLPLTDGALDALGQLLQTLPLTVSLLQPLPPARQQQTLSVALDLESAGSQELLAAIAAIRPLVHTLKLLGLYPKTQHPVPATPETSAQPLNHLTR; encoded by the coding sequence ATGGCTACACCACTTACAGTTGCAATTCAGGGCGGACCGGCTTCTTTCCACGACAGTGCCGCAAAAAAGTATTTTGCCGGACAGCAAATAGACGTATTGACGTGCGCTACCTTCCGGCAGCTGTGCGACACGCTGCAGCAGGGCCGCGCAGACAGGGCGGTGATGGCCATCGAAAACCTGCTGGCAGGCCGCCTGCTCTCCAACTATGCGCTGCTGCAGGAGTATGACTTCGCCATACTTGGCGAGCTCTGGCTCCCGATCGATCAGAACCTGATGGCCTTGCCGGGCCAGGAACTGACTGCTACCACAAAGGTGTTGTCGCACCCGGTGGCGCTGCAGCAATGCGGCGGGTTTCTGAAACAGCATGCATACCTGCAGCCGCAGGAAACCACAGACACTGCCGACAGCGCCCGGGAGATACGCGAAAAGCAACTGCGAGGCGTAGCGGCAATTGCCAGCAGGCAGGCCGCCACATTGTATGGCCTGCAAATCCTGCAGGAAGATATCGCCGACAGCTCCACCAACTATACCCGGTTCCTGTTACTCGGGCCGGCACAGCACCCGCAGCACGAAGATGCATCTGCAACCAAAGCCTCGCTTATACTTCAGCTGCCGCTAACAGACGGCGCCCTGGATGCACTTGGCCAGTTGTTGCAAACCCTGCCGCTTACTGTTTCGCTGCTGCAACCCCTGCCCCCGGCCAGGCAACAGCAAACGCTTTCGGTGGCTTTAGACCTGGAAAGCGCCGGCAGCCAGGAGCTGCTTGCAGCCATCGCAGCCATCCGGCCACTGGTGCACACGCTGAAACTGCTTGGCCTATACCCTAAAACACAACACCCCGTGCCAGCCACTCCGGAAACATCCGCCCAACCTTTAAACCACCTAACCCGATGA
- a CDS encoding chorismate mutase: MRASTTTLHVAPQSSFRQADGKPVLVAGPCSAESEEQMLKTAHALLKVEGISIFKAGIWKSRTRPNSFEGVGVVGLEWLAKVKKETGLRTACEVANAYHAEEALAHEVDILCISGRTVVNPFAVQEIAAALRGTNVPVLVNNPVYPDLQLWIGTLERLNQAGLTDLGAIHRGFLAEEQYPYRSHPKWDYLQQLKQLVPELPVLCDAGHMAGKRSLMYPVSQRAIDLGADGLLFESHISPAEALSNPQQQLMPQELELLVNAIRTKVTLAETTQLVDQLDALSQQMGNLDDELLELLLRRSDVTRKISKQQLGLGGPVLQVSRWQKQLEGWLQNPAQEGMDEGLVRSMVQLIHQHTQDQHNEMGSSAVA; this comes from the coding sequence ATGAGAGCAAGTACAACAACCCTCCACGTAGCACCGCAGTCCAGCTTCCGTCAGGCCGACGGCAAGCCTGTGCTGGTGGCGGGCCCCTGCAGTGCCGAAAGTGAAGAACAGATGCTGAAAACAGCCCACGCGCTTCTGAAAGTGGAGGGTATCTCCATTTTCAAGGCTGGTATCTGGAAATCGCGCACGCGCCCCAATAGCTTTGAGGGAGTAGGTGTGGTAGGATTGGAATGGCTTGCGAAAGTGAAGAAAGAAACCGGCCTGCGCACCGCCTGCGAGGTAGCCAACGCCTACCATGCCGAGGAAGCGCTCGCCCATGAAGTAGACATTCTCTGCATCAGCGGCCGCACTGTGGTAAACCCGTTTGCCGTGCAGGAAATTGCTGCCGCACTCCGGGGCACCAACGTGCCGGTGCTGGTAAACAACCCGGTATACCCTGATCTGCAGCTTTGGATCGGCACCCTGGAGCGCCTCAACCAGGCGGGCCTCACCGACTTGGGCGCCATCCACCGGGGTTTCCTGGCCGAGGAGCAGTACCCCTACCGCAGCCACCCCAAGTGGGACTACCTGCAGCAGCTCAAGCAGCTGGTGCCCGAGTTGCCTGTGCTTTGCGATGCCGGCCACATGGCCGGTAAGCGTAGCCTGATGTACCCGGTAAGCCAGCGGGCCATCGACCTGGGTGCGGACGGCCTGTTGTTCGAATCGCACATCAGCCCGGCCGAGGCGCTTAGCAACCCGCAGCAGCAGCTTATGCCGCAGGAACTGGAGCTGCTGGTAAATGCTATCCGCACCAAAGTAACCCTGGCGGAAACCACCCAGCTGGTAGACCAGCTGGATGCCTTGAGCCAGCAGATGGGGAATCTGGATGACGAGCTTTTGGAATTGTTACTGCGCCGCTCCGACGTAACCCGCAAGATCAGCAAGCAACAACTGGGCCTCGGCGGACCGGTGCTGCAGGTAAGCCGCTGGCAAAAGCAGCTGGAAGGCTGGCTGCAAAACCCTGCCCAGGAAGGTATGGACGAGGGCTTGGTAAGGTCTATGGTGCAGCTTATTCACCAGCACACCCAGGACCAGCACAATGAAATGGGCTCCTCGGCGGTAGCGTAA
- a CDS encoding pyridoxal phosphate-dependent aminotransferase, producing MIIPKASRLDHVQEYYFARKLAEVGALNARGKNVINLGIGSPDMAPSPATIDALTQAAAQPAGHGYQPYRSLPVLRQAMADWYAGTFQVNLAADTEVLPLMGSKEGIFHITMAFLNPGDKVLVPNPGYPAYAATARLAGAEPVFYTLREENNWLPDMAELEEIASQGVKLMWINYPHMPTGAQATTEALQALVALATKYKFLLVNDNPYSLVLPAATPLSMLSIPGAKDCCLELNSLSKSHNMAGWRVGAVLGRHDYLDAILAVKSNIDSGMLQAVQHAAVAALQSDDAWHLLRNQEYARRRQLVYQLLDTLGCSCQTDTVGMFVWARVPGHITDVEAYLDELLYEAGVFLTPGKIFGTQGERFLRVSLCLPVSQIEEAIHRITKQQQLNTLHHERR from the coding sequence ATGATCATACCCAAAGCCAGCCGCCTGGACCACGTGCAGGAATACTACTTCGCCCGAAAGCTGGCGGAAGTAGGCGCCTTGAATGCTCGCGGCAAAAACGTCATTAACCTGGGCATTGGCAGCCCCGACATGGCGCCCTCTCCGGCCACCATCGACGCACTAACACAAGCAGCGGCGCAACCCGCCGGGCATGGTTATCAGCCCTACCGCTCCCTGCCGGTTTTAAGGCAGGCCATGGCCGACTGGTATGCCGGTACTTTTCAGGTAAACCTGGCAGCCGACACCGAGGTTTTGCCCCTAATGGGTTCCAAAGAAGGCATCTTTCATATTACCATGGCCTTTCTGAACCCCGGAGACAAGGTGCTGGTCCCAAACCCGGGCTACCCTGCTTATGCCGCCACTGCCCGCCTAGCTGGTGCAGAGCCTGTTTTTTACACCCTGCGCGAAGAAAATAACTGGCTGCCGGATATGGCCGAGCTGGAGGAAATAGCCAGCCAGGGCGTAAAGCTGATGTGGATCAACTACCCGCACATGCCCACCGGCGCGCAGGCCACAACGGAAGCTTTGCAAGCCCTGGTAGCACTGGCCACCAAGTATAAATTCCTGCTGGTTAATGACAACCCCTATAGCCTGGTGCTGCCGGCTGCTACGCCCCTGAGCATGCTAAGTATACCCGGTGCGAAAGACTGCTGCCTCGAGCTCAACTCGCTAAGCAAATCCCATAACATGGCGGGTTGGCGCGTGGGTGCCGTGCTGGGCAGGCACGATTACCTGGATGCAATCCTGGCCGTGAAGAGCAACATCGACTCGGGCATGCTGCAGGCCGTGCAACACGCCGCCGTAGCTGCCCTGCAAAGCGACGATGCCTGGCACCTGCTCCGCAACCAGGAATATGCCCGGCGCAGGCAGCTGGTATACCAACTGCTGGACACACTGGGCTGCAGCTGCCAGACCGATACGGTGGGTATGTTTGTTTGGGCACGCGTGCCCGGGCACATCACCGACGTGGAAGCCTACCTGGACGAGCTGCTTTATGAGGCCGGCGTTTTCCTCACGCCGGGCAAGATCTTCGGCACCCAGGGAGAGCGGTTCTTACGCGTTTCCCTTTGCCTCCCCGTTTCGCAAATAGAAGAAGCCATTCATCGCATAACTAAACAACAACAACTAAACACCTTACATCATGAACGCCGCTAG
- the hemG gene encoding protoporphyrinogen oxidase, producing the protein MRVAIIGAGISGLSLAYYLQKFGVAYDLLEASAQVGGNIRTERVNDYLLELGPNTLQTSPELSELVCELKLEQEVQPTAPQSSDRFVLRNGTVQQLPASPLAFLTQDFFSWHTKQRILQEKDIPPADVRDETLAQFFERRFGRDVVDYAVDPLVTGIFAGDPNKILLDKVLPSLKLLETKYGSVLKGLAKHPAVAKRKETFSFKGGMGTLPEAIADKLISLHLEHRVEVIARSQGKYVLSCASSGDNDTEEYDLLVLALPAHQAADLLQFTFPGIAAALHNINYPPMAVVHTAYNRREVEHPLCGFGALHPQAEAPFAAGSIWTSSLFPDRCRPHEVLFTTFVGGTKYASHAHMPPEQLLSKVHRELCSTYAIHSEAPAFQHLHVWEHALPQYDLYIEDAHQMARQMEQEALYIAANWQAGVSVLACIRHAKELARKINLKRANAHNS; encoded by the coding sequence ATGAGAGTAGCAATAATCGGAGCGGGCATTTCGGGTTTGTCGCTGGCATACTACCTGCAGAAGTTCGGTGTGGCCTATGATCTGCTGGAAGCCTCGGCCCAGGTAGGCGGCAACATACGCACCGAACGGGTAAACGATTACCTGCTGGAACTGGGCCCTAACACGCTGCAAACTTCGCCCGAACTAAGCGAGCTGGTCTGCGAGCTTAAGCTGGAACAGGAGGTACAGCCCACTGCCCCGCAGAGCAGCGACCGCTTTGTGCTACGTAACGGTACTGTGCAGCAGCTCCCCGCCTCTCCGCTCGCTTTCCTGACGCAGGATTTTTTTTCATGGCACACCAAACAGCGCATCCTGCAAGAAAAGGACATTCCCCCGGCTGATGTCAGAGACGAAACCCTTGCCCAGTTCTTTGAGCGCCGGTTTGGCCGCGACGTGGTGGACTATGCCGTGGACCCGCTGGTAACGGGCATCTTTGCCGGCGACCCAAATAAGATCCTGCTCGATAAAGTGCTGCCCAGCCTTAAGTTGCTGGAAACAAAGTATGGCTCGGTGCTGAAAGGGCTGGCCAAACACCCGGCAGTGGCAAAACGGAAAGAGACCTTCTCCTTTAAAGGCGGCATGGGTACGCTGCCCGAAGCCATTGCCGATAAGCTCATCTCGCTGCACCTGGAGCACCGCGTGGAAGTAATTGCCCGCAGCCAGGGTAAGTATGTGCTCAGCTGCGCCTCCTCCGGCGACAACGATACCGAAGAGTATGACCTGCTGGTACTGGCCCTGCCCGCACACCAGGCCGCCGACCTGCTGCAGTTCACTTTTCCGGGTATTGCCGCCGCACTGCATAATATCAATTACCCGCCTATGGCCGTAGTACATACCGCCTATAACCGCCGGGAGGTAGAACACCCGCTTTGTGGCTTTGGCGCGTTGCACCCGCAGGCAGAGGCGCCTTTTGCTGCCGGCTCTATCTGGACGAGCTCCCTGTTCCCGGACCGCTGCCGCCCGCACGAAGTGCTGTTCACCACGTTTGTGGGCGGCACCAAATACGCCAGCCACGCCCATATGCCTCCCGAACAGCTGCTCTCCAAAGTGCACCGGGAGCTTTGCAGCACCTATGCCATCCACAGCGAGGCGCCCGCCTTCCAGCACTTGCATGTATGGGAACACGCGCTGCCGCAATACGACCTCTATATTGAAGATGCCCACCAGATGGCCCGCCAAATGGAGCAGGAAGCGCTTTATATAGCCGCTAACTGGCAGGCGGGCGTGTCGGTGCTGGCCTGTATCCGGCATGCCAAAGAGCTGGCCCGTAAAATTAATTTGAAGAGAGCCAACGCCCACAATAGCTGA
- a CDS encoding tetratricopeptide repeat protein, producing the protein MIKKSNACFEQNDLACAINSLETAIKKEPKNEKNYIHLSNLGTMHRRIGKNKEAMAYYNKAIKLNNKSAFVYNNRASLKRHMEDYKGSIEDHTTALALEPANEEAWLNRSYARKLLGDQEGAERDLRELLKINPANYQAKSNLVNIKKLQGKYDEALEDLNTLISEHPGDPLLFNNRADLFLLMKAYEKGMEDISTALKLDTGYGIAYVTRAELKLATGDKTSARLDLEKALKLGVKETQIVSLLAQCK; encoded by the coding sequence TTGATCAAAAAATCCAATGCGTGCTTTGAGCAAAATGATTTAGCCTGCGCTATTAACAGCCTTGAAACAGCTATTAAGAAAGAGCCTAAAAATGAAAAGAACTATATTCATTTATCTAATTTAGGCACCATGCACCGCCGGATTGGCAAGAATAAAGAAGCCATGGCTTATTATAACAAGGCGATTAAGCTTAACAACAAATCCGCATTCGTTTATAACAACAGGGCATCCCTGAAGCGACATATGGAAGATTATAAGGGTTCTATTGAGGACCACACCACGGCCCTCGCCCTGGAACCGGCAAATGAAGAGGCGTGGCTTAACAGATCCTATGCCAGAAAACTGTTGGGAGATCAGGAAGGCGCGGAAAGGGATTTGCGGGAGCTGCTGAAAATTAATCCTGCCAATTACCAGGCAAAATCGAACCTGGTCAATATTAAAAAATTGCAGGGCAAGTATGATGAAGCCCTGGAGGACCTGAACACCCTTATCAGTGAACACCCCGGAGACCCCTTACTTTTCAACAACAGAGCCGACCTCTTTTTGCTGATGAAAGCCTATGAAAAAGGAATGGAAGACATCAGCACAGCGCTGAAACTGGACACTGGCTATGGTATTGCCTATGTAACCCGCGCCGAGCTTAAACTGGCTACAGGAGATAAAACCAGTGCCAGGCTTGATCTCGAAAAAGCATTGAAATTAGGTGTGAAAGAAACACAAATTGTCTCTTTGCTTGCTCAGTGCAAATAG